The proteins below come from a single Catenulispora sp. MAP5-51 genomic window:
- a CDS encoding uracil-xanthine permease family protein: protein MRLGWRVAYEGKTPPPGSVVRPDERLSWPRTVGLGAQHVVAMFGATFVFPLVMGLNPQLAIMMSGIATICFLLIVKNKIPSYLGTSASFVGAVAAIRAQGGDDQQVTGAILVAGAVLLAVGVLVHFLGAQVIHAVLPPVVTGAVVLLIGFNLAPVVADVYWPQDQWIALITMVFAIGIMVGARGFLGRIAIFVALVFGYLLSWIVDRIFGRITSYDSGAGHDTTHWRVNFDGVKSARWIGFPDKTSGTGAHQVAGWHFPEFKWAFILLVLPAVIALVAENTGHVKAVAEMTGDDLDPYMGRAIAADGFGTVVASTFGGSPTTTYAENIGVMAATRVYSTAAYYVAALVAILFGLSPKFGALIAATPGGVLGGITVVLYGMIGLLGVKIWTENRVDFGNPLNLVPIAAGVIIGIGNTSLKFTDDFSLSGIALGTIVTIVFYHAARLIAPAYLKAPPAVADGPTDVSGPAGGVQAQE from the coding sequence ATGAGATTGGGCTGGCGGGTCGCATACGAAGGCAAGACTCCACCACCGGGCTCGGTCGTCCGCCCCGACGAGCGCCTGTCCTGGCCGCGCACCGTGGGCCTGGGCGCGCAGCATGTCGTCGCGATGTTCGGCGCCACTTTCGTCTTCCCCCTGGTCATGGGCCTGAACCCGCAGCTGGCGATCATGATGAGCGGGATCGCCACGATCTGCTTCCTGCTGATCGTCAAGAACAAGATCCCCAGCTACCTGGGCACCTCGGCGAGCTTCGTCGGTGCCGTGGCCGCGATCCGCGCGCAGGGCGGTGACGACCAGCAGGTCACCGGGGCCATCCTGGTCGCCGGCGCGGTCCTGCTGGCCGTCGGCGTCCTGGTCCACTTCCTCGGCGCGCAGGTCATCCACGCCGTGCTGCCCCCGGTGGTGACCGGGGCCGTGGTGCTGCTGATCGGCTTCAACCTGGCGCCGGTGGTGGCGGACGTCTACTGGCCGCAGGACCAGTGGATCGCGCTGATCACCATGGTGTTCGCGATCGGGATAATGGTCGGCGCCCGCGGGTTCCTCGGCCGGATAGCGATCTTCGTCGCGCTGGTGTTCGGCTATCTGCTGTCCTGGATCGTCGACCGGATCTTCGGCAGGATCACGTCCTACGACTCCGGCGCCGGCCACGACACCACGCACTGGCGCGTGAACTTCGACGGCGTGAAGTCCGCCCGGTGGATCGGCTTCCCGGACAAGACCAGCGGCACCGGCGCGCACCAGGTCGCCGGCTGGCACTTCCCGGAGTTCAAGTGGGCGTTCATCCTGCTGGTGCTCCCGGCGGTGATCGCGCTGGTCGCCGAGAACACCGGGCACGTCAAGGCGGTCGCCGAGATGACCGGCGACGACCTGGACCCCTACATGGGCCGCGCCATCGCCGCCGACGGCTTCGGCACCGTCGTGGCCAGCACCTTCGGCGGCTCCCCGACCACCACCTACGCCGAGAACATCGGTGTCATGGCCGCCACCCGCGTCTACTCCACGGCGGCCTACTACGTCGCCGCGCTCGTGGCCATCCTGTTCGGCCTCTCGCCGAAGTTCGGCGCCCTGATCGCGGCCACCCCCGGCGGCGTCCTGGGCGGCATCACCGTCGTGCTGTACGGCATGATCGGCCTGCTCGGCGTGAAGATCTGGACCGAGAACCGGGTGGACTTCGGCAACCCGCTGAACCTGGTCCCGATCGCGGCCGGCGTCATCATCGGCATCGGCAACACCAGCCTGAAGTTCACCGACGACTTCTCCCTGTCCGGGATCGCGCTCGGCACGATCGTGACCATCGTCTTCTACCACGCGGCCCGGCTCATCGCCCCGGCGTACCTGAAGGCGCCGCCGGCCGTCGCGGACGGCCCAACGGACGTATCGGGTCCTGCGGGCGGGGTACAAGCCCAGGAATGA
- a CDS encoding DUF1707 domain-containing protein, which produces MTEQPDLRASHADRDQVVEWLRIAAGDGRLSAEELDARLESALTARTLGELAELTSDLPVDPAAAGSPGIGAAPAKDVLVIEQKGGQYARTGPWVVPGRIELRPKMCDVILDFTDAVINHRTLRIDADMRLGKLIIIAGPGIELDIDNLTLAFAKVRLRGDRGDRSDRRRRYGADPSDVRPLRIEIVGTLKYGKLIERRARRRRSVR; this is translated from the coding sequence ATGACGGAGCAGCCCGACCTGCGAGCCTCGCACGCGGACCGGGACCAGGTCGTCGAGTGGCTGCGGATCGCCGCCGGTGACGGCCGGCTGTCCGCCGAGGAGCTCGACGCCCGGCTGGAGTCCGCGCTGACCGCGCGCACCCTCGGGGAGCTGGCGGAGCTCACCTCCGACCTGCCTGTGGACCCGGCCGCGGCCGGCAGCCCGGGCATCGGGGCGGCGCCGGCCAAGGACGTGCTCGTCATCGAGCAGAAGGGCGGGCAGTACGCCCGCACCGGGCCCTGGGTGGTCCCGGGCCGCATCGAGCTGCGGCCGAAGATGTGCGACGTCATCCTGGACTTCACCGATGCCGTCATCAACCACCGGACCCTGCGGATCGACGCCGACATGCGCCTCGGCAAGCTGATCATCATCGCCGGGCCCGGCATCGAGCTCGACATCGACAACCTGACCCTGGCCTTCGCCAAGGTCCGGCTGCGCGGGGACCGCGGGGACCGCAGCGACCGCCGGCGGCGTTACGGCGCCGATCCCTCGGATGTCCGGCCCCTGCGGATCGAGATCGTCGGCACCCTGAAATACGGCAAGCTCATCGAGCGGCGGGCCCGGCGACGGCGCTCAGTACGCTGA
- a CDS encoding FdrA family protein, which produces MSVPVGGGPVEHIEVRRGEYHDSVTLMLAGRAVGGVAGVERVLVAMATELNAALLAELGYAARPEAGPGDLIVALTSDDEACETAALHALADALTPAAPLVSPDGQPGGSITAPGHSGPNHPAPRTTAAALGRTSAPVTLISTPGLASVAEAMESLENGASPIIFSDNIPIHHEVRLKEEARRRGLLVMGPDCGTVVLHGTGLAFANITRPGPISLVAASGTGAQELMALLDAANTGIHHCLGVGGRDLTEQVAGRSTLAALTALAEDPETELIAVVSKPPHPAIATRIQEHAATLGKPVHFAFVGTEHPTLTESAERILTALGKEVPSAWPRWAGATDAAEGRAPTVRGLFSGGTLRAEAEVVLTRAEAEVALTRAGGRKIDNGKSGGWWEGESREPQESTEPQTAPFTFDLTDFGDDTYTRGRPHPMIDNTLRLRAVADAADDAGVGVLLLDVVLGRGAHADPAAEIAAAIAAARHRRPELAVAVSVCGTAGDPQGLARQAEALAGAGAWVFLSNAEAAGAAARLALGGLPDGAAERP; this is translated from the coding sequence GTGTCGGTGCCAGTGGGAGGCGGACCGGTCGAACACATCGAGGTTCGGCGCGGTGAGTACCACGACTCGGTGACCCTGATGCTCGCCGGCCGCGCGGTCGGCGGGGTGGCGGGCGTCGAGCGCGTGCTGGTGGCGATGGCGACGGAACTGAACGCCGCGCTGCTGGCCGAACTGGGCTACGCGGCGCGGCCCGAGGCCGGCCCCGGCGACCTGATCGTGGCCCTCACCAGCGACGACGAGGCCTGCGAGACGGCGGCGCTGCACGCCCTGGCGGACGCGCTCACCCCGGCGGCCCCGCTGGTTTCGCCGGACGGACAGCCCGGAGGCTCCATCACAGCCCCCGGACACTCCGGCCCGAACCACCCCGCCCCGCGCACCACAGCCGCCGCACTAGGCCGAACGAGTGCACCCGTCACCCTGATTTCCACCCCGGGCCTTGCCTCCGTCGCCGAAGCCATGGAATCCTTGGAAAACGGCGCATCACCGATCATTTTCAGCGATAACATCCCGATCCACCACGAAGTGCGCCTCAAAGAAGAAGCACGACGACGCGGCCTGCTGGTCATGGGCCCCGACTGCGGCACCGTCGTCCTCCACGGAACCGGCCTGGCCTTCGCGAACATCACGCGCCCGGGCCCGATCAGCCTCGTAGCAGCCTCCGGCACCGGCGCCCAAGAACTCATGGCGCTTCTCGACGCCGCGAACACCGGAATCCACCACTGCCTCGGCGTGGGCGGCCGCGACCTGACCGAGCAGGTGGCGGGCCGCTCCACCCTGGCGGCGCTCACAGCACTCGCCGAAGACCCGGAAACAGAACTCATCGCAGTGGTCTCCAAACCACCGCACCCCGCCATCGCGACCCGCATCCAAGAACACGCGGCAACCCTCGGCAAACCAGTCCACTTCGCCTTCGTGGGCACCGAGCACCCCACCCTGACCGAGTCGGCGGAACGGATCCTGACCGCCCTCGGCAAGGAGGTGCCGTCGGCCTGGCCACGGTGGGCGGGAGCCACAGATGCCGCGGAAGGCCGGGCCCCGACGGTCCGCGGGCTGTTCAGCGGCGGAACGTTGCGCGCCGAGGCAGAGGTGGTGCTGACGCGTGCCGAGGCTGAGGTGGCGTTGACGCGTGCCGGCGGGCGAAAGATCGACAACGGAAAATCGGGTGGGTGGTGGGAGGGGGAAAGCAGAGAACCGCAGGAAAGCACAGAACCGCAAACCGCCCCCTTCACCTTCGACCTCACCGACTTCGGCGACGACACCTACACCCGCGGCCGCCCGCACCCGATGATCGACAACACCCTGCGCCTGCGCGCCGTGGCCGATGCCGCCGACGACGCCGGAGTCGGCGTGTTGCTGCTCGATGTCGTGTTGGGCCGGGGCGCGCACGCGGATCCGGCCGCCGAGATCGCGGCGGCGATCGCTGCTGCGCGGCACCGGCGGCCGGAGCTGGCCGTGGCGGTCTCGGTGTGCGGGACGGCCGGGGATCCGCAGGGGTTGGCTCGCCAGGCCGAGGCTCTGGCCGGGGCGGGCGCTTGGGTTTTCCTGTCGAACGCCGAGGCTGCGGGGGCGGCTGCGCGGCTGGCCCTGGGCGGGCTGCCGGATGGCGCTGCCGAGCGGCCCTGA
- a CDS encoding DUF1116 domain-containing protein, with translation MSEATDPSIARLAPTHVVAAGVAGFADDLAAQGVPVTRVDWRPPPVGAEGDLADVAVDRRRAEANALAVRRMLAAGCELVDVRPAREVLGLAAGQFLHAGPPIGWGRASGPMRGALIGAALFEGLVETPEEAEAWFGAAGDGDGDIGSGIGIGSDIDSSRADGRDSNTAKTAANTSAKHSSTTTAPELAPCHHHGGVGPMAGVVSPSMWLFEVRDPVGGGTSWCSLNEGLGKVLRYGAFGPEVVERLRWMAGVLGPMLQRAVRRRGPVDVKAVVAQMLHMGDEGHNRNRAGTLMLLRELLPSLIEGGEDGRELADVVRFVSGNDHFFLNLVMPACKLAGQAASGIAGSTVVTVMARNGTDFGIQTSGTGDRWFTAPANTPEGLFLAGYGPEDANPDIGDSAITETAGVGGFAMAAAPAIARLVGGTAASAVATTRLMYEITLAENPAFTVPALDFRGTPTGIDVSRVVRTGVLPQINTGMAGRVAGTGQVGAGLVTPPMECFTQALGALAELARADEEA, from the coding sequence ATGTCTGAAGCCACCGACCCCTCGATCGCCCGCCTCGCGCCCACGCACGTCGTCGCGGCGGGCGTCGCGGGCTTCGCCGACGATCTCGCGGCGCAGGGGGTGCCGGTGACGCGGGTCGACTGGCGACCGCCGCCGGTCGGGGCCGAGGGTGATCTCGCCGATGTCGCGGTGGACCGGCGGCGGGCCGAGGCGAACGCGTTGGCGGTGCGGCGGATGCTGGCGGCCGGGTGCGAGTTGGTGGACGTGCGGCCGGCTCGGGAGGTGCTCGGGTTGGCGGCAGGGCAGTTCCTGCACGCCGGGCCTCCGATCGGGTGGGGGCGGGCGTCGGGGCCGATGCGGGGCGCGTTGATCGGGGCGGCGCTGTTCGAAGGGCTGGTCGAGACGCCGGAAGAAGCTGAAGCCTGGTTCGGCGCGGCCGGCGACGGCGACGGCGACATCGGCAGCGGCATCGGCATCGGCAGCGACATCGACAGCAGCCGCGCCGACGGCCGCGACAGCAACACCGCCAAGACCGCAGCCAACACCTCCGCCAAGCACTCCAGCACCACCACCGCCCCCGAGCTGGCCCCCTGCCACCACCACGGCGGCGTCGGGCCGATGGCCGGCGTCGTCTCGCCGAGTATGTGGCTGTTCGAAGTCCGGGATCCGGTCGGCGGCGGGACCTCGTGGTGCAGCCTGAACGAGGGTCTCGGCAAGGTCCTGCGATACGGCGCGTTCGGGCCGGAGGTCGTCGAGCGGCTGCGGTGGATGGCCGGGGTGCTGGGGCCGATGCTGCAGCGGGCCGTGCGGCGGCGGGGGCCGGTGGACGTGAAGGCCGTCGTCGCGCAGATGCTGCACATGGGCGACGAGGGGCACAACCGGAACCGGGCCGGCACGCTCATGCTGCTGCGGGAGTTGCTGCCGTCCTTGATCGAGGGCGGGGAGGACGGCCGGGAACTGGCCGATGTGGTGCGCTTCGTCTCCGGGAACGACCACTTCTTCCTCAACCTCGTGATGCCCGCCTGCAAGCTCGCGGGGCAGGCGGCCTCGGGGATCGCCGGGAGCACGGTGGTGACCGTGATGGCGCGCAACGGGACCGATTTCGGGATTCAGACCTCGGGGACCGGGGACCGCTGGTTCACCGCGCCGGCGAACACCCCCGAAGGGCTCTTCCTCGCCGGCTACGGCCCCGAGGACGCCAATCCCGACATCGGCGACTCGGCCATCACGGAGACGGCCGGAGTCGGCGGCTTCGCCATGGCGGCCGCGCCGGCGATCGCGCGGCTGGTCGGCGGGACGGCGGCGAGCGCGGTGGCGACCACGCGGCTGATGTACGAGATCACGCTGGCCGAGAACCCCGCGTTCACCGTGCCGGCGCTCGACTTCCGCGGCACGCCGACCGGGATCGATGTCAGCCGGGTCGTGCGGACCGGGGTGCTGCCGCAGATCAACACCGGGATGGCCGGCCGGGTGGCCGGGACCGGGCAGGTCGGCGCCGGGTTGGTGACGCCGCCGATGGAGTGCTTCACGCAAGCACTCGGCGCGCTGGCGGAACTCGCCCGGGCGGACGAAGAAGCGTAG
- a CDS encoding (2Fe-2S)-binding protein: MSEQLHQVTVTVNGVARRAEAPARRLLADFLRMDLGLTGTHLGCEHGVCGACTVLLDGVPVRSCLIFAVSVDGHAITTVEGCCDDGGELGPVQQAFQECHGLQCGFCTPGFITTISAYLEENPKPTEEEAREAIGGNLCRCTGYQNIVAAVLRAAEIKREREAPHE; encoded by the coding sequence GTGAGCGAACAGCTGCATCAGGTCACTGTCACGGTCAACGGCGTCGCCCGCCGCGCCGAGGCTCCGGCCCGCCGACTGCTGGCGGACTTCCTGCGCATGGACCTCGGACTGACCGGCACGCACCTCGGCTGCGAACACGGCGTCTGCGGCGCCTGCACCGTGCTGCTCGACGGCGTCCCGGTCCGCTCCTGCCTCATCTTCGCGGTCTCGGTCGACGGCCACGCGATCACCACCGTCGAAGGGTGCTGCGACGACGGCGGCGAACTCGGCCCCGTGCAACAGGCCTTCCAGGAATGCCACGGCCTGCAGTGCGGCTTCTGCACCCCCGGCTTCATCACGACGATCTCCGCCTACCTGGAGGAGAACCCCAAGCCGACCGAAGAGGAGGCGCGCGAGGCGATCGGCGGGAACCTGTGCCGCTGCACCGGTTACCAGAACATCGTCGCCGCAGTGCTCCGCGCTGCCGAAATCAAGCGTGAGCGGGAGGCGCCGCATGAGTGA
- a CDS encoding xanthine dehydrogenase family protein subunit M: protein MKPPPVVYHGPDTVDEAVRLLAEHGAHAKVLAGGQSLVPMLNMRLTAPARLIDVNRLDELAYVRTDLEGVRVGALARHADVERATHAFEAVPLLRQAVRTVAHPTIRNRGTTVGSLVHADPCAEMPAVLALLDGELLLRSERGGERVVKAADFFVGPMESACEQDELAVEAYFPKPRGRTGTDWREMSRRHGDYAMCGVGTSVRVDESGAVASAKAVFIAMGPVPVVVDVTGADWTAAAEHAADQLEPEDDIHASAEYRRHLARVLTARSLKAAYEAVAP, encoded by the coding sequence ATGAAGCCCCCGCCGGTGGTGTATCACGGCCCGGACACGGTCGACGAGGCCGTGCGGTTGCTGGCCGAGCACGGTGCGCACGCCAAGGTGCTGGCCGGCGGCCAGAGCCTGGTTCCGATGCTGAACATGCGGCTGACGGCGCCGGCCCGGCTGATCGACGTGAACCGGCTGGACGAACTCGCCTACGTGCGCACGGACCTGGAGGGCGTCCGGGTCGGCGCGCTGGCCCGGCACGCGGACGTCGAGCGCGCCACGCACGCCTTCGAAGCCGTCCCGCTCTTACGCCAGGCGGTCCGGACGGTCGCGCACCCGACGATCCGCAACCGGGGCACGACCGTCGGCAGCCTCGTGCACGCGGATCCGTGTGCTGAGATGCCCGCCGTCCTGGCCCTGCTCGACGGCGAACTGCTGCTGCGCTCGGAGCGCGGCGGGGAACGGGTCGTCAAGGCGGCCGACTTCTTCGTCGGGCCCATGGAATCGGCCTGTGAGCAGGATGAACTGGCCGTCGAGGCCTACTTCCCCAAACCGAGGGGCCGCACCGGCACCGACTGGCGGGAGATGTCCCGCCGCCATGGCGACTACGCGATGTGCGGCGTCGGGACCTCGGTCCGGGTCGACGAATCCGGCGCCGTGGCCTCCGCGAAGGCCGTGTTCATCGCGATGGGCCCGGTCCCGGTGGTGGTGGACGTGACCGGCGCCGACTGGACCGCCGCCGCCGAACACGCCGCCGACCAGCTCGAACCCGAGGACGACATCCACGCGAGCGCCGAGTATCGCAGGCACCTGGCACGCGTCCTCACCGCGCGATCGCTGAAGGCCGCGTACGAGGCGGTGGCGCCGTGA
- the mihF gene encoding integration host factor, actinobacterial type, producing MALPTLTPEQRAAALAKAGEVRRARSEMLADVKAGKLSLKAVLDRAAKGEEMVKKTKVTALIKSLPGYGPAKAAKLMADAEIDENRRIGGLGDRQRQALLAATA from the coding sequence ATGGCTCTTCCGACACTGACCCCCGAGCAGCGCGCGGCCGCTCTGGCCAAGGCCGGGGAAGTGCGCCGTGCCCGTTCGGAGATGCTGGCCGACGTCAAGGCCGGGAAGCTGTCCCTGAAGGCGGTGCTCGACCGCGCGGCCAAGGGCGAGGAGATGGTCAAGAAGACGAAGGTGACCGCCCTCATCAAGTCGCTGCCCGGCTACGGCCCGGCCAAGGCGGCCAAGCTGATGGCGGACGCGGAGATCGACGAGAACCGCCGCATCGGCGGGCTGGGCGACCGGCAGCGCCAGGCGCTGCTCGCCGCCACCGCCTGA
- a CDS encoding AEC family transporter: protein MLSAFIPIWLLTALGYLTARFNLVGAGAADVEAVLGRFVFRVAMPASLFGMLARSDLHALANTPIVAFGVSSLACCGLGLALGTRVFKRDVSNGAVVGMASGYVNSANLGIPVAIQVLGNAVFLSTVILFNTVLVTPIVLTLMGLRGEASPGMRQRLRSIALLPVHNPIIIASALGALVSGTHFHVPADVSSALSLLGGAAVPIALITLGMSLRVDKAAAPVLGAERTKKSLLAETTISIALKTALQPVLAYLLAYYVLDLPAHDVLAVTLCAALPTAQNVFIYASEYALDTVFARNAVIFSTVASMAGLWTVAALLK, encoded by the coding sequence GTGCTCAGCGCCTTCATACCCATCTGGTTGCTCACCGCCCTCGGCTACCTCACCGCCCGGTTCAACCTCGTCGGCGCCGGGGCGGCGGATGTGGAGGCGGTGCTGGGGCGGTTCGTGTTCCGGGTGGCGATGCCGGCCTCGCTGTTCGGGATGCTGGCCAGATCCGATCTGCACGCGCTGGCCAACACCCCGATCGTGGCGTTCGGTGTCAGTTCGCTCGCGTGCTGTGGGCTCGGGCTGGCCTTGGGTACGCGCGTCTTCAAGCGCGACGTCTCGAACGGTGCCGTGGTCGGGATGGCGTCCGGGTACGTCAACTCCGCGAATCTGGGCATCCCGGTGGCGATTCAGGTGCTGGGAAACGCGGTCTTCCTGTCGACCGTGATCCTGTTCAACACCGTGCTCGTCACGCCGATCGTGCTGACGCTCATGGGGTTGCGCGGCGAGGCTTCGCCGGGGATGCGGCAACGGTTGCGGAGCATAGCGTTGCTGCCGGTACACAATCCGATCATCATCGCCTCGGCGCTCGGGGCGCTGGTCTCGGGGACGCACTTCCACGTGCCGGCGGACGTCAGCAGCGCGCTCAGCCTGCTCGGCGGGGCGGCGGTGCCGATCGCGCTGATAACGCTCGGTATGTCCCTGCGCGTCGACAAGGCCGCGGCTCCGGTTCTCGGCGCAGAACGGACCAAGAAGTCCCTTCTCGCCGAAACCACCATATCCATCGCCCTGAAGACCGCCCTGCAGCCGGTCCTGGCCTACCTCCTGGCCTACTACGTCCTCGACCTCCCCGCGCACGACGTCCTCGCCGTCACCCTCTGCGCCGCTCTGCCCACAGCGCAGAACGTGTTCATCTACGCGAGCGAATACGCCCTCGACACCGTCTTCGCCCGCAATGCCGTGATTTTCTCCACCGTCGCCTCCATGGCGGGCCTGTGGACGGTCGCCGCGCTTCTGAAGTAG
- a CDS encoding PucR family transcriptional regulator produces the protein MGNPDKDGARASQISTSPSQAAEANGGRRVAEPMTGPMTEPEVEADVEPIAASTAGRTVEPIAGPTPGPTTGPTSGPTPGTRPADRGTPVGATPIGLTVTQALALPALAGARIVAGHAGHGRVVERVNVMEVPDILPWVKPKELLLTTGYPLRHSPSPLTELIGDLDRAGLSAIAIKPHRYLGGLPPELLAAADALGFPVIELPEGVAFDDILTDVLSDVLDRQSAVLARADHVHRSLAQIALEGGGLAELTAELAHILGGPVLVTTPDGRILAECGAEAVRDLPCFDAAAGPDTCHRLRTEAEQPGLTAHHGTQHALVPILAGRVDHGRLVAFAGRRAFDAADLAALERAATVAALAVVKQLAVAAVEDKYRADFLRDLLTGRLEDPQSAAAHAATLGWDIGPGRASGGGAQAGGARANTTYAGSARTGGAWAGSGQASGAHASSGQAGGFYAGSAHAGPGQATGAHTGSAHAGSGPARAPGVPNPDPRHLVVLVAELDPGQSVLPASQHALRPARERFAAAWQTVVASRDRTNAVAGFNQEVVVVLKTGDDPDHLVRSLIAEVSGTGGGGRRTFSTGVSRRVAAVADLPAAYEEARRAVRMGRRLNGPGSVAHFDALGVYRLLSLVPDPDELRDFASQTLKGLAADGDPDAEDLRATLEVLLDTNLNVAEAARRLHFHYNTLRYRIGKIERLVGPFMERPDLRLDLSVALRILHMRGL, from the coding sequence ATGGGCAATCCTGACAAGGACGGCGCCAGAGCTTCGCAGATATCCACATCGCCAAGCCAGGCGGCCGAGGCGAACGGGGGACGGCGGGTGGCGGAGCCGATGACGGGGCCGATGACGGAGCCGGAGGTGGAGGCGGACGTGGAACCGATTGCGGCGTCGACGGCGGGACGGACCGTGGAACCGATCGCGGGACCGACTCCAGGACCAACCACGGGACCGACCTCGGGACCGACCCCGGGAACCAGGCCCGCCGACCGCGGAACACCGGTCGGCGCCACCCCCATCGGCCTCACCGTCACCCAGGCCCTGGCCCTGCCCGCGCTGGCCGGCGCCCGCATCGTCGCCGGCCACGCCGGCCACGGCCGCGTCGTCGAGCGGGTCAACGTGATGGAGGTCCCGGACATCCTCCCGTGGGTCAAGCCCAAGGAGCTCCTGCTCACCACCGGCTACCCGCTGCGCCACTCGCCCTCGCCGCTCACCGAGCTGATCGGCGACCTCGACCGCGCCGGCCTGTCCGCGATCGCCATCAAGCCCCACCGCTACCTCGGCGGCCTCCCGCCGGAGCTGCTCGCCGCCGCCGACGCGCTGGGCTTCCCGGTGATCGAGCTGCCCGAGGGCGTGGCCTTCGACGACATCCTCACCGACGTCCTGTCCGACGTCCTGGACCGCCAGTCCGCGGTCCTGGCCCGGGCCGACCACGTCCACCGCTCGCTGGCGCAGATCGCGCTGGAAGGCGGCGGCCTGGCCGAGCTCACCGCCGAGCTCGCGCACATCCTCGGCGGCCCGGTGCTGGTCACCACGCCCGACGGCCGCATCCTGGCCGAGTGCGGCGCCGAGGCCGTCCGCGACCTGCCCTGCTTCGACGCCGCGGCCGGTCCCGACACCTGCCACCGGCTGCGCACCGAGGCCGAGCAGCCCGGCCTGACCGCGCACCACGGGACCCAGCACGCGCTGGTCCCGATCCTGGCCGGCCGCGTCGACCACGGCCGCCTCGTCGCCTTCGCCGGGCGCCGGGCCTTCGACGCCGCCGACCTCGCCGCGCTCGAACGGGCCGCCACCGTCGCCGCCCTGGCCGTGGTCAAGCAGCTCGCGGTGGCGGCCGTGGAGGACAAGTACCGCGCCGACTTCCTCAGGGACCTGCTGACCGGACGGCTGGAGGACCCGCAGTCGGCCGCCGCCCACGCCGCGACGCTGGGCTGGGACATCGGTCCGGGACGGGCATCGGGCGGCGGCGCTCAGGCAGGCGGGGCTCGGGCGAACACCACCTACGCCGGCTCCGCTCGGACAGGTGGCGCTTGGGCAGGATCCGGCCAGGCAAGCGGCGCCCACGCCAGCTCCGGTCAGGCAGGCGGCTTCTACGCCGGGTCCGCGCACGCGGGTCCTGGCCAGGCAACCGGCGCCCACACCGGCTCGGCCCACGCGGGCTCGGGCCCCGCCCGCGCACCCGGCGTCCCCAACCCCGACCCCCGCCACCTGGTGGTCCTCGTCGCCGAACTCGACCCCGGCCAGTCGGTCCTCCCCGCTTCCCAGCACGCCCTGCGCCCCGCCCGCGAACGCTTCGCCGCCGCCTGGCAGACCGTCGTCGCCTCGCGCGACCGCACCAACGCGGTGGCCGGCTTCAACCAGGAGGTGGTCGTCGTCCTGAAGACCGGCGACGATCCCGACCACCTGGTCAGGAGCCTGATCGCGGAGGTCTCCGGCACCGGCGGGGGCGGGCGCCGCACCTTCTCCACCGGCGTCTCCCGCCGGGTCGCGGCGGTCGCCGACCTGCCCGCCGCCTACGAGGAGGCGCGCCGAGCGGTCCGCATGGGACGCCGCCTCAACGGTCCCGGCTCGGTCGCGCACTTCGACGCCCTCGGCGTCTACCGCCTGCTCTCCCTGGTCCCCGACCCCGACGAGCTGCGCGACTTCGCCAGCCAGACGCTCAAGGGCCTGGCCGCCGACGGCGATCCCGACGCCGAGGACCTGCGCGCCACCCTGGAGGTGCTGCTCGACACCAACCTGAACGTCGCCGAGGCCGCGCGCCGCCTGCACTTCCACTACAACACCCTGCGGTACCGCATCGGCAAGATCGAACGCCTCGTCGGGCCCTTCATGGAGCGGCCCGATCTCCGGCTGGATCTGTCGGTCGCGCTCCGCATTCTTCATATGCGAGGTCTGTGA